The Armatimonadia bacterium genome has a segment encoding these proteins:
- the rtcA gene encoding RNA 3'-terminal phosphate cyclase, translated as AAQHVTCVRAAAAICRATVWGDEIGSSEVHFTPGAVRAGTYHFDVCDVQPSAGSVTLVLQAVLPPLLFAGGPTRLILKGGTDVPWSPSYEYLQTAFVPALRRAGVQVSVRRLAGGWYPAGGGELQVDLTPRSEPLKPLVLEERGDLRSLTVFSTVSQNLPEHIVDRQVQGALRVLPDGLAPSVRVQRERPSGGPGTCLCVGASFGNGFAACSVLGQRDKPAERVGEEAGEAFADFHKTGAALDLHLADQLLPYLALAAGDSVLLAEDATEHQRTNAWVISQFLPVHIEFSGDAPVHIHVTGTGHQPV; from the coding sequence CGCTGCACAGCACGTGACCTGCGTCCGTGCTGCCGCTGCGATCTGCCGCGCGACCGTCTGGGGTGATGAGATCGGCAGCTCTGAGGTGCACTTCACGCCGGGTGCGGTCCGAGCCGGGACCTACCACTTCGACGTGTGCGACGTGCAGCCCAGTGCCGGGTCGGTTACGTTGGTCCTGCAGGCTGTTTTGCCGCCGCTATTGTTCGCCGGCGGTCCGACGCGACTGATCCTGAAGGGCGGCACCGACGTCCCCTGGAGCCCCTCCTACGAGTACCTGCAGACCGCCTTCGTACCGGCGCTCCGACGTGCCGGTGTGCAGGTGTCGGTCCGAAGGCTTGCGGGCGGCTGGTACCCGGCTGGCGGCGGTGAGCTCCAGGTCGACCTCACACCTAGGTCGGAGCCGCTCAAGCCGCTGGTGCTCGAAGAGCGCGGAGACTTGCGCAGTCTCACGGTGTTCAGCACCGTATCGCAGAACCTGCCCGAGCATATTGTGGATCGCCAGGTGCAGGGAGCGCTGCGGGTCCTGCCAGACGGCCTCGCACCTTCGGTCAGGGTTCAGCGCGAACGTCCCTCAGGCGGTCCGGGCACTTGTCTGTGTGTTGGAGCAAGCTTTGGGAACGGCTTCGCTGCCTGTAGTGTTCTCGGTCAACGAGATAAGCCTGCTGAGCGAGTGGGCGAAGAGGCCGGTGAGGCCTTCGCCGACTTCCACAAGACAGGCGCAGCCCTTGACCTGCACCTGGCGGACCAACTGCTTCCCTATCTCGCGCTGGCCGCAGGAGACAGCGTGCTCCTTGCCGAAGACGCTACGGAGCACCAGCGCACGAATGCCTGGGTCATCAGCCAGTTTCTGCCGGTCCACATCGAGTTCTCCGGCGATGCACCGGTACACATCCATGTGACAGGAACCGGGCACCAGCCCGTCTGA
- a CDS encoding DUF1844 domain-containing protein, giving the protein MADNERPNEDETYTKVDKRAVHEEAGQSEAPAQEAAAEEAPPAASQEQPPAAEPTGEQPQTLAEIGVNGILRFSTTLLVEQAWIALGIHAAPGKETATNLPEARLAIDVLGYLIDKLGPDLDVSEKREMEALLTNLRMNFVRIAG; this is encoded by the coding sequence ATGGCCGACAACGAACGCCCCAACGAGGACGAAACCTACACGAAGGTCGACAAGCGCGCGGTCCACGAGGAGGCCGGGCAGTCCGAGGCTCCCGCCCAGGAAGCTGCGGCCGAGGAGGCTCCACCGGCTGCTTCACAGGAGCAGCCGCCTGCGGCCGAGCCCACTGGTGAGCAACCTCAGACCCTCGCCGAAATCGGCGTCAACGGCATCCTGCGCTTCTCGACCACGCTCCTGGTCGAGCAGGCGTGGATTGCCCTCGGCATCCATGCCGCTCCCGGCAAGGAGACCGCAACGAACCTGCCCGAAGCGCGGCTGGCCATCGACGTGTTGGGGTACCTGATCGACAAGCTCGGCCCGGACCTCGACGTCTCCGAGAAGCGCGAGATGGAAGCTCTGCTGACGAACCTGCGCATGAACTTCGTGCGCATCGCGGGCTAG
- a CDS encoding sugar phosphate isomerase/epimerase family protein: MQPVLFSVSYAGLWGQAQLSLEEFIPHAAELGYGAVELTAKRPHLSPLDYPLSRVRELRAICEKSEVEVACVAAYTDFCGGAEAAEVPFVEMQIAYIETLSRLAEELGCHLVRVFTGYERPGMTPAQAWNRTCDALREACRRVEPLGVTLGIQNHHDVAVHSRALLELLQDIDCPNCRLMLDPWSPALRGEDLYQTACELAPQVVYTTLADYVRLPRFHYEPNLVNYRRVEPDLARAVPMGEGDIDSASFLRGLQEGGYDGPVAYEMCSPLRGGGSMSHLDACATRFLQWCRTNDFI, translated from the coding sequence ATGCAGCCCGTACTCTTCTCAGTCAGCTACGCCGGACTCTGGGGTCAGGCCCAACTCTCGCTGGAGGAGTTCATCCCGCACGCCGCCGAGTTGGGGTACGGGGCCGTCGAACTGACCGCCAAGCGTCCGCACCTGTCTCCCCTCGACTACCCTCTGAGCCGGGTACGCGAGTTGCGAGCCATCTGTGAGAAGTCGGAGGTGGAGGTCGCCTGCGTCGCCGCCTACACCGACTTCTGCGGTGGTGCCGAGGCGGCCGAAGTGCCCTTCGTGGAGATGCAGATCGCCTATATCGAGACGCTGAGTCGCCTCGCCGAGGAGCTGGGCTGCCACCTCGTGCGGGTCTTCACCGGCTATGAGCGACCGGGCATGACACCCGCTCAAGCCTGGAACCGCACCTGCGACGCACTCCGCGAGGCCTGCCGTCGAGTCGAGCCTTTGGGCGTTACGCTGGGCATCCAGAACCATCATGACGTGGCAGTGCACAGCCGTGCCCTGCTGGAGTTGCTCCAGGACATTGACTGCCCGAACTGCCGCCTGATGCTCGATCCCTGGTCACCGGCTCTGCGCGGCGAGGACCTCTACCAGACCGCCTGCGAGCTGGCTCCCCAGGTTGTGTACACGACCCTCGCCGACTACGTGCGCCTGCCAAGATTCCACTATGAGCCGAACCTGGTCAACTACCGCCGGGTTGAGCCCGACCTGGCTCGCGCGGTTCCCATGGGAGAAGGCGACATCGACAGCGCCAGCTTCCTCCGTGGCCTTCAAGAGGGCGGCTATGACGGCCCCGTCGCCTACGAGATGTGCTCGCCGCTGCGGGGTGGCGGGAGCATGAGTCACCTCGATGCCTGCGCCACCCGCTTCCTGCAGTGGTGCCGAACGAACGACTTCATCTAG
- a CDS encoding amidohydrolase family protein, whose product MRIWDCHSHCRGDETGEDVLRQMDKAGIERLCLFSKYPGTRGQGEFHRDDLRAAADHIGKVQAADPSRIYGLLWAEPRAPGIVEEIDYAVNQWGLRGVKMIPDHWYPCDDAVMPVYTKMQELGKPIQFHSGILYGFADSSRFCRPVFYEALVNFPGLRFSLAHISWPWVDECIAVYGRFRAAAGYQSDKIQMWVDTCRGTPDAWREEALRKAVAFCGMEHVMFGIDGHPGSLAENAPVHVGKDLAILRNLMGLSEAQVEMFFWGAAENFYGG is encoded by the coding sequence GTGCGCATCTGGGACTGTCATTCACATTGCCGGGGCGACGAGACGGGCGAGGACGTGTTGCGCCAGATGGACAAGGCGGGCATCGAGCGCCTCTGCCTGTTCAGCAAGTACCCCGGAACACGCGGGCAGGGGGAGTTCCACCGTGACGACCTGCGAGCTGCGGCCGACCATATCGGGAAGGTGCAGGCGGCCGATCCCTCGCGCATCTACGGGTTGCTGTGGGCTGAGCCCCGGGCACCGGGCATTGTGGAGGAGATCGACTATGCCGTGAACCAGTGGGGGCTGCGCGGCGTGAAGATGATCCCGGACCACTGGTACCCGTGTGACGATGCCGTCATGCCCGTCTACACCAAGATGCAGGAGCTGGGCAAGCCGATCCAGTTCCACTCAGGCATCCTGTACGGTTTCGCCGACAGCTCGCGCTTCTGCCGCCCGGTGTTCTACGAGGCGCTGGTGAACTTCCCGGGGCTGCGCTTCTCCCTGGCCCATATCAGTTGGCCCTGGGTCGACGAGTGCATCGCCGTCTATGGACGCTTCCGGGCTGCCGCAGGCTATCAGAGCGACAAGATCCAGATGTGGGTCGACACCTGCCGGGGCACCCCGGACGCCTGGCGTGAAGAGGCCCTGCGCAAAGCCGTGGCCTTCTGCGGAATGGAGCATGTGATGTTCGGCATCGACGGCCACCCGGGATCGCTGGCAGAGAACGCCCCGGTTCACGTGGGCAAGGACCTGGCCATCCTCCGCAACCTGATGGGGCTGAGCGAGGCGCAGGTCGAGATGTTCTTCTGGGGCGCAGCCGAGAACTTCTACGGCGGCTAG
- the rodA gene encoding rod shape-determining protein RodA has translation MLHQRRLLSQGDPVLLLIVGVLLVGGLLMIYSSTRAALLNAGDSPFDKVRLQVVWLLVSLVAMAVVIGIDYERIGAMALPIMGAAVFLLCVVLLIAKVTPESATIRGTVRWIGFGPVKIQPSELAKVAVIIALGLFLVQREDEVDTLSLVSRSLVFSLVPAGLIFLQPDLGTPTVIMFIWLTMLFVAGARVRHLGAFVLAAVLLFGAAWNVGVIRPHQKARLTAFLAPEEDPTGAGWQLRQSMIAIGSGNLWGQGLFRGKQTQLNFVPDQETDFIFTTVGEELGFVGCMVTMALFAALLWRTFYIASHARDSLGRLMACGIAALFGIHVIVNIGMTIGLMPVKGMPLPFLSYGGSNLVTNMICVGLLENIYMRRHKIVF, from the coding sequence ATGCTTCATCAGCGTCGGTTGCTCAGCCAGGGCGACCCCGTGCTTCTGCTTATCGTCGGTGTCCTCCTCGTTGGCGGGCTACTGATGATCTACAGCAGCACTCGCGCGGCGCTGCTGAATGCAGGCGATTCGCCCTTCGACAAGGTGCGGCTGCAGGTCGTGTGGCTCCTGGTCAGCCTCGTCGCCATGGCGGTTGTCATCGGCATCGACTACGAGCGCATCGGCGCCATGGCCCTGCCGATAATGGGTGCGGCGGTCTTCCTCCTGTGTGTTGTGCTCCTCATCGCGAAGGTCACGCCGGAGTCGGCCACCATCCGCGGCACGGTGCGCTGGATTGGCTTCGGACCTGTCAAGATCCAGCCGTCGGAGCTGGCCAAGGTTGCGGTCATCATCGCCCTCGGCCTCTTTCTTGTGCAGCGGGAGGACGAGGTTGACACACTGTCACTGGTCTCGCGCTCCCTGGTCTTCTCGCTGGTTCCCGCGGGCCTGATCTTCCTGCAGCCTGACCTGGGGACGCCGACGGTCATCATGTTCATCTGGCTGACGATGCTCTTCGTGGCCGGGGCGCGGGTCCGACACCTGGGAGCCTTCGTCCTGGCTGCAGTTCTACTCTTCGGGGCGGCCTGGAACGTCGGGGTGATACGGCCGCACCAGAAGGCCCGACTGACGGCCTTTTTGGCACCGGAGGAGGATCCCACCGGCGCCGGGTGGCAGTTACGCCAGTCGATGATCGCCATCGGCTCCGGGAACCTGTGGGGCCAGGGGCTGTTCCGGGGCAAGCAGACGCAGCTCAACTTCGTCCCGGACCAGGAGACCGACTTCATCTTCACGACCGTCGGTGAGGAGCTCGGTTTCGTAGGCTGCATGGTCACGATGGCCCTGTTCGCCGCCCTACTATGGCGGACGTTCTACATCGCCTCGCATGCCCGGGACTCGCTGGGGAGACTCATGGCGTGCGGCATTGCCGCCCTGTTCGGGATCCACGTCATCGTGAACATCGGCATGACCATCGGGCTGATGCCCGTCAAAGGGATGCCCCTGCCCTTCCTCAGCTACGGGGGAAGTAACCTTGTAACCAACATGATCTGCGTCGGGCTGCTCGAGAATATCTACATGCGGCGCCACAAGATTGTCTTTTGA